A single region of the Penaeus vannamei isolate JL-2024 chromosome 23, ASM4276789v1, whole genome shotgun sequence genome encodes:
- the LOC113802866 gene encoding uncharacterized protein: protein MAGGEGVGVGAANSAAVCPVCGNNQPNLTQHLSRHSKEEIIRAVTNESTLPELSSRRPPGRPRRPSYPLPAVANVALISPRPTTSQTPVLLTGNQSHEPSLGAPLGSIPQAASTPHPPPVQTVRLGSLGPMMQPPRNAVPLAAAPLQHGTAGSSYLLIGNNMFPAGSVIPNNIQLWNNGVSYLIPSSGGLMLAATPPTNQTLLVQPPTSTAQATPIKLQPPTPVSVPGTPNLVGGIYSGIPRRPSRQHIPDPVLLVEEPCSQPTQDGIVAGDGSCRQDMVPNPVVMTGERNPLKLPEDEPPETQEQPNPKTTIHIGKNISISLPKDLVGKKDRLKEIINQVLVRALLMNDNQENGNADNQPSTSTGKRKVDSLHTKSEPNGFDIKDDASAVSFNALRRNSEEGLDENPMRLETQENTNALPLNREHHLADRKLKEDVDPLGNIVVPSSSRCRNIPNFQDASSIHIDPNVPSPAHNITIENGLDDSFSQHESASPYSIPVDEPMEVIFEDRGSDNRATSGANTMSPNNSNSAELTSREEQVAFQRDGSELIIGLATSSSVMEEIRMKRNRRNEVVDSSVSMDVCNSPRTSSSISQVNQTSGSGNQTRQVNRNEDQDGVMCCEDDQPLSFLASDRTLNTLLGDSALQEMVYVEEQVLGAVEEVFAGDTPSLPGTSSSHNMNGTSTPKTARKGNHSYIGVYQEEQCGNAAAENSHREKNQDIKCKIEPQPGSSSQNCSSSARRGAPSYVNQLPQSQPVARPPDHMGNKVEAASHEQEEELVDDPSLVEDFGNENIFQDEQMFERELSNQHTEEVMSLKASETLADSDSERTTPHEELQDFMFYDRSCMFAGEPGPANLSPRTYPSIDSSAFHALTPALITHLDHAVQIDSGQTSSLGGLVGEQSEEGVVELTSTETTMHLASDDCCSVLPSDGMSITQLFPSNHHHDTSVVATATSSVTVSHSNSIMATSAATSQVTFADLVEDSKMHSKMLVVESSCTTINRQLSPVPSTSGLQGANNQETTKEDEEYDFEYESDCYGDSDSDSGVINRGPLDLDHWKCVVCNKMFKSLKEKLLHAGQHSPCAEAMEKSGAIRRVSQVKSAERGIKNDNEEDESGIALLQCKEEMGLLQDEARAMLESCASNGEYKCPECSLGFRSAEALLAHRKMVFKSRVTCQICHMMFEKRVIKSKHMKTHTVADLRCLICNRTFPNRYSWSQHQLFHMGLVLFECKECGRRFQRRSELEVHSRTHTGERPFQCVSCSSAFTTRQALKRHLVTHMDGQEVDCDICHKTYKNIVCLSKHKLKTHSKGKGKTKVRRDFMCNTCNEVFPSERKLAWHQETHERWPKKCQQCGECFIHQSSLTKHIRQKHNPHHQTEDGKSENNSTCHVCCKVFKKSSLALHLRTHTGVKPFKCNICNRSFAVKCNLEAHKWVHMGVRDRPHKCKLCERSFHRKKVLEAHIRSHKNIRPYTCNECGKSFIHKNNLQLHVREHSGEKQHKCVFCGKAFFRKYNLDNHVRTHTRETPYECTICRKEFSQKSNYNVHMKAFHVERHSVHEEV, encoded by the exons ATGGCAGGTGGTGAAGGTGTGGGTGTTGGTGCTGCAAACAGTGCTGCTGTGTGCCCAGTATGTGGGAACAACCAGCCAAACCTTACGCAGCACTTGTCTCGTCACAGCAAGGAGGAAATAATTCGTGCTGTCACCAATGAAAGCACATTACCAGAATTATCCAGCCGACGACCCCCAGGGCGTCCACGTCGACCCTCTTATCCTCTACCAGCTGTGGCCAATGTAGCACTTATTTCGCCCAGACCCACCACCAGCCAGACACCAGTATTGCTTACAGGGAATCAAAGTCATGAACCATCTTTGGGAGCTCCTCTGGGGTCCATCCCACAGGCTGCTTCTACTCCCCACCCGCCACCTGTTCAGACTGTCCGACTTGGATCTCTTGGGCCTATGATGCAACCCCCTCGAAATGCTGTACCACTTGCTGCTGCTCCACTACAGCATGGTACAGCTGGAAGTAGTTACCTTCTTATTGGCAATAATATGTTTCCAGCAGGAAGTGTAATTCCTAACAATATACAACTTTGGAACAATGGAGTTAGTTACCTTATTCCAAGTTCTGGGGGCCTCATGTTGGCTGCTACTCCTCCTACTAACCAAACTCTTCTTGTTCAACCACCAACTAGTACAGCACAAGCAACACCCATAAAATTACAGCCTCCCACTCCTGTATCTGTTCCTGGAACACCAAATCTAGTGGGTGGAATATATAGTGGTATACCAAGGAGACCATCTCGCCAACATATACCTGATCCTGTACTCTTGGTTGAAGAACCATGTTCTCAGCCAACACAAGATGGCATAGTTGCAGGAGACGGTAGTTGCAGACAAGATATGGTTCCTAATCCAGTAGTTATGACTGGTGAGAGAAACCCATTAAAACTTCCGGAAGACGAACCCCCTGAAACCCAGGAACAGCCAAATCCTAAAACCACTATACACATTGGAAAGAACATCAGCATATCATTACCGAAGGACCTTGTTGGGAAGAAGGATCGTCTGAAAGAAATAATTAACCAGGTGTTAGTTAGAGCACTCCTAATGAATGATAACCAAGAAAATGGGAATGCTGATAATCAACCTTCTACGAGTACTGGCAAAAGGAAAGTAGACTCTCTCCATACTAAAAGTGAGCCAAATGGTTTCGATATAAAGGATGATGCTTCTGCTGTCTCCTTTAATGCTTTAAGAAGAAACTCTGAGGAAGGTTTAGATGAAAATCCCATGAGGCTAGAAACTCAAGAAAATACAAATGCACTTCCTTTAAATCGAGAACATCACTTGGCTGATAGGAAGCTCAAAGAGGATGTAGATCCTCTAGGAAATATAGTTGTACCATCGTCAAGTAGATGCAGGAATATCCCTAATTTTCAGGATGCATCAAGTATCCATATTGATCCAAATGTACCTTCACCTGCTCATAACATAACAATTGAAAATGGATTGGATGATAGTTTCAGTCAGCATGAAAGTGCGAGTCCATACAGCATACCTGTTGATGAGCCCATGGAAGTTATTTTTGAAGACCGAGGCTCAGATAATCGTGCAACTTCAGGTGCTAACACCATGTCtcctaacaatagcaatagtgcgGAGTTAACTTCAAGAGAAGAGCAGGTGGCCTTTCAGAGGGATGGCAGTGAGCTTATCATAGGGTTAGCTACAAGTTCTTCTGTGATGGAGGAAATCCGAATGAAAAGAAACAGACGAAATGAAGTTGTGGATTCCAGTGTATCCATGGATGTCTGTAACTCACCAAGGACTTCATCCAGCATTAGTCAAGTGAATCAGACCTCAGGAAGTGGGAATCAGACCAGACAGGTTAATAGAAATGAAGATCAGGATGGTGTCATGTGTTGCGAGGATGATCAGCCATTAAGTTTTTTGGCTTCAGATCGAACGTTAAACACTCTGTTAGGAGATTCCGCACTCCAGGAGATGGTGTATGTTGAAGAGCAGGTTTTAGGAGCAGTTGAGGAGGTGTTTGCTGGCGACACTCCAAGTTTACCCGGAACTAGCTCGAGTCATAATATGAATGGAACATCGACTCCAAAAACAGCAAGGAAGGGAAATCACTCGTATATTGGCGTATACCAAGAAGAACAATGTGGTAATGCTGCAGCTGAAAATAGTCACAGAGAAAAGAATCAGGATATTAAATGTAAGATTGAACCTCAGCCTGGTTCTTCATCACAAAATTGTTCATCTTCAGCGAGGCGTGGGGCACCATCATATGTAAATCAACTACCACAAAGTCAGCCTGTAGCAAGACCTCCAGATCACATGGGAAATAAAGTAGAAGCAGCAAGTCATGAGCAGGAAGAAGAACTGGTTGATGATCCTAGTTTAGTGGAAGACTTTGGAAATGAGAACATTTTCCAAGATGAGCAGATGTTTGAGAGAGAGCTAAGCAACCAGCACACAGAAGAAGTCATGTCTCTAAAGGCTTCCGAAACTCTTGCTGATAGCGATAGTGAGAGAACAACGCCACATGAGGAGCTTCAAGAT TTCATGTTTTATGACCGGAGTTGTATGTTTGCTGGAGAGCCTGGGCCAGCAAACTTGTCTCCGAGAACTTACCCTTCTATAGACTCTTCAGCCTTCCATGCATTGACACCTGCTCTCATTACTCATCTTGACCATGCAGTGCAA ATTGACTCAGGACAAACAAGCAGTTTAGGTGGATTGGTGGGAGAACAGTCGGAGGAAGGTGTCGTTGAGTTGACCTCTACAGAGACCACAATGCACCTCGCATCAGATGACTGTTGCTCAGTTTTGCCATCGGATGGCATGAGTATTACCCAGTTATTCCCATCAAACCACCACCATGATACCTCAGTGGTTGCAACAGCCACCTCCTCTGTGACTGTGTCACATTCTAACAGTATAATGGCAACTTCAGCAGCAACATCACAAGTGACTTTTGCTGATCTCGTGGAGGACTCTAAAATGCATTCAAAG ATGCTGGTTGTGGAGAGCAGCTGCACCACAATCAACCGCCAGTTATCGCCTGTGCCATCAACATCAGGACTACAAGGTGCCAATAATCAGGAAACCacaaaggaggatgaggagtatgACTTTGAGTATGAATCTGACTGTTATGGAGACAGTGATTCTGATTCTGGTGTGATCAATCGTGGCCCACTAGATCTGGATCACTGGAAGTGTGTTGTGTGTAACAAAATGTTCAAAAGCCTAAAGGAAAAGCTCCTCCATGCCGGCCAGCACTCACCATGTGCAGAGGCCATGGAGAAGTCTGGTGCCATTAGGAGGGTAAGTCAAGTAAAGTCTGCTGAACGtggtattaagaatgataatgaggaagatgaatCAGGGATAGCTTTATTACAGTGTAAGGAAGAAATGGGACTGCTGCAAGATGAAGCTCGGGCTATGCTAGAGTCTTGTGCAAGCAATGGGGAATATAAGTGCCCTGAATGTAGCCTGGGTTTCCGCTCAGCAGAAGCACTTCTTGCCCATAGGAAAATGGTTTTCAAATCACGAGTCACATGTCAAATATGTCACATGATGTTTGAAAAACGTGTAATAAAGAGTAAACATATGAAGACTCACACAGTAGCAGATTTGCGATGTCTTATTTGTAACCGTACATTTCCAAATCGGTATTCTTGGTCCCAGCATCAGCTTTTCCATATGGGCTTGGTATTGTTTGAATGTAAGGAATGTGGGAGAAGGTTTCAGAGAAGATCAGAATTGGAGGTACATTCAAGGACCCACACTGGGGAGCGACCATTTCAATGTGTTTCTTGCAGCAGTGCTTTTACAACACGTCAGGCTCTGAAGCGTCACTTGGTTACTCATATGGATGGCCAAGAAGTTGATTGTGATATCTGTCATAAAACCTATAAAAATATTGTTTGTTTAAGCAAACATAAGCTTAAAACACACTCCAAAGGGAAAGGTAAGACGAAAGTACGAAGGGACTTTATGTGTAATACATGTAATGAAGTGTTTCCTTCAGAAAGAAAATTGGCTTGGCATCAAGAGACTCATGAAAGATGGCCAAAGAAATGTCAGCAGTGTGGGGAATGCTTCATTCACCAATCCAGCTTAACTAAACACATTCGTCAGAAGCACAATCCGCATCATCAGACCGAGGATGGTAAATCAGAAAATAACTCAACTTGTCATGTATGCTGCAAAGTGTTTAAgaaatcatcattagcattgcatTTACGAACGCATACTGGTGTGAAGCCTTTCAAGTGCAATATATGCAATAGAAGTTTTGCTGTGAAGTGCAACCTTGAAGCACACAAATGGGTCCACATGGGTGTACGTGACCGGCCACATAAATGTAAATTGTGTGAGCGTAGCTTCCATCGTAAAAAAGTTTTGGAAGCTCACATACGCAGTCACAAGAACATTCGTCCTTATACGTGTAATGAGTGTGGAAAATCTTTCATTCATAAGAATAATTTGCAATTGCATGTTAGGGAACATTCTGGGGAGAAACAGCACAAGTGTGTCTTTTGTGGGAAAGCTTTCTTCAGAAAGTATAACTTGGATAACCATGTCAGAACCCACACAAGAGAGACACCCTATGAGTGCACCATCTGCCGAAAAGAGTTCAGTCAAAAGAGCAATTACAATGTACATATGAAGGCATTCCATGTCGAGAGACATTCTGTTCATGAAGAAGTTTAA